From Kogia breviceps isolate mKogBre1 chromosome 2, mKogBre1 haplotype 1, whole genome shotgun sequence, one genomic window encodes:
- the LOC131749936 gene encoding LOW QUALITY PROTEIN: importin-7-like (The sequence of the model RefSeq protein was modified relative to this genomic sequence to represent the inferred CDS: inserted 2 bases in 1 codon; substituted 4 bases at 4 genomic stop codons), whose protein sequence is MNPNTIIEALWGTMDPALREATKHQLNEAHKSLNFVSTLLQITMLEQLDLPVRQAGVIYLRNTITQYWPDRETAPGDISPYTIPEEDRHCIRENIVEVIIHSPELIRVQFTTCIHHIIKHDYPSRWTAIVDKIGFSLQSDNSACWLGILLCLYQLVKNYEYKKPEEWSPLVAAMQYFLPVLKDCFIQLLSDQSDQSVLIQKPIFKISYALVQYTLPLELINQQNLTEWIEILMTVVNSDVPMETLQVEEDDRPELPWWKCKKXALHILARLFERYGSPGNVSKEYNEFAELFLKAFAVDVQQVLLKVLYQYKEKQYMAPRVLQQTLNYINQXALTWKNLKPHIQGIIQDVIFPLMCYTDADEELWQEDPYEYIRMKFDVFEDFISPTTAAQTLLFTACSKRGEVLQKTMGFCYQILTEPNADPRKKDGALHMTGSLAEILLKIKIYKDLMEYMLQNHVFPLFSSELGYMRARACWFLHYFCEEKFKSDQNLQTALQMTXRCLIDDREMSVKVEAAIALQVLISNQEKAKDYITPFIRPVMQALLHILRETENDDLTNVIQKMICEYSEEVTPTAGEMTQHLSMTFNQVIQTGPDEEESDDKAATAMGILNTIDTLPSVVEDHKEITQQVEGISLQVIGTVLQQHVLEFYEEISLAHSLTCQQVSPQMWQILPLVFKVFPQDGFDYFTDMMPLLHNYVTVDTDTLLSDTKYLEMIYSMCKKFLTGVAGEDAECHAATLLEDIILQCKGRGIDQCIPLFVEAALERLTREVKTSELRTMCLQVAIAALYYNPHLLLNTLENLHFPNNIEPVTNHFITQWLNDVDCFLGLHDRKMCVLGLCALIDMEQIPQVLNQVSGQILPDFILFCVPILLFHGLKRAYACHAEHENDSDDDDEAEDDDKSEELGSDEDGQEYLGILAKQVGEDGDEEDXEEDDAEETALEGYSTITDDEDNPVDEYQIFKATFQTIQHRNPMWYQALTHGLNEEQRKQXQDIATLADQRRAAHESKMIEKHGGYKFSAPVVPSSFNFGGPAPGMN, encoded by the exons ATGAACCCCAACACCATTATCGAAGCCCTGTGGGGCACCATGGACCCGGCCCTGCGTGAGGCCACGAAGCACCAGCTCAATGAAGCACACAAGTCTCTGAATTTTGTTTCAACACTGCTTCAGATTACTATGTTGGAGCAACTGGATTTACCTGTGAGACAGGCAGGTGTTATCTATTTGAGAAATACGATAACACAGTATTGGCCTGATCGGGAAACAGCACCAGGGGATATATCCCCTTATACTATTCCAGAAGAAGATCGACATTGTATTCGAGAAAATATTGTAGAAGTCATTATCCACTCTCCTGAGCTCATCAGGGTACAGTTTACTACATGCATTCATCATATCATCAAACATGATTATCCAAGTCGCTGGACTGCCATTGTGGACAAAATTGGCTTTTCCCTTCAGTCTGATAACAGTGCATGTTGGCTAGGAATTCTTCTTTGCCTCTATCAGCTTGTGAAAAATTATGA ATATAAGAAACCAGAGGAATGGAGTCCATTGGTAGCAGCAATGCAATATTTCCTGCCAGTTCTAAAGGACTGTTTTATCCAGCTTCTTTCTGATCAGTCTGATCAATCTGTCCTCATCCAGAAACCAATTTTCAAGATCTCCTATGCTCTTGTTCAGTATACACTACCACTGGAGCTGATCAACCAACAGAACCTGACAGAATGGATCGAAATTTTAATGACTGTTGTGAACAGTGATGTACCTATGGAAACACTTCAAGTTGAAGAAGATGATAGACCTGAGTTACCATGGTGGAAATGTAAGAAGTGAGCTTTACATATCTTAGCAAGGCTTTTTGAAAGATATGGAAGCCCTGGCAATGTTTCCAAGGAGTATAATGAATTTGCTGAACTATTTCTGAAGGCATTTGCTGTTGATGTCCAACAAGTTTTATTGAAGGTGTTATATCAGTACAAGGAGAAGCAATATATGGCTCCTCGAGTTTTACAACAgacattaaattatattaatca TGCTCTCACCTGGAAGAATCTGAAGCCTCATATACAAGGCATTATCCAAGATGTTATTTTTCCATTGATGTGCTATACAGATGCTGATGAGGAACTTTGGCAAGAAGACCCCTATGAATATATACGCATGAAGTTTGATGTGTTTGAGGATTTCATCTCCCCTACCACTGCTGCCCAGACACTTTTGTTTACAGCTTGTAGTAAGAGGGGAGAGGTACTACAAAAGACTATGGGATTTTGCTACCAGATTCTTACAGAACCAAATGCTGATCCTCGAAAAAAAGATGGAGCCCTGCATATGACTGGCTCTTTAGCTGAAATACTTCTGAAGATAAAGATCTACAAAGATCTGATGGAATATATGTTGCAGAATCATGTATTCCCTCTCTTCAGCAGTGAACTAGGCTACATGAGAGCGAGGGCTTGCTGGTTCCTTCACTATTTTTGTGAAGAGAAGTTCAAAAGTGACCAGAACCTGCAAACAGCCCTACAGATGACATGAAGATGTCTGATTGATGATAGGGAAATGTCTGTTAAAGTGGAAGCTGCCATTGCACTTCAAGTGCTGATCAGcaatcaagagaaagctaaagacTACATCACACCATTCATCAGACCTGTCATGCAGGCTCTTCTTCATATtttaagagaaacagaaaatgatgATCTTACCAATGTAATTCAGAAAATGATCTGCGAGTATAGTGAAGAAGTTACTCCTACTGCAGGAGAAATGACACAACATTTGTCAATGACATTTAATCAAGTAATCCAGACTGGGCCAGATGAAGAAGAAAGTGATGACAAAGCAGCTACTGCTATGGGAATCCTGAATACCATCGACACACTTCCTAGTGTAGTTGAAGATCATAAAGAAATAACCCAGCAGGTTGAAGGAATCTCCTTACAGGTCATTGGAACTGTTTTACAACAGCATGTCTTAGAATTCTACGAGGAGATCTCTTTAGCACATAGTTTGACATGTCAACAAGTGTCTCCACAGATGTGGCAGATACTACCTTTGGTATTTAAGGTTTTTCCGCAAGATGGCTTTGATTACTTTACAGATATGATGCCTCTGCTTCATAATTATGTAACAGTTGATACAGACACACTTCTGTCTGATACCAAGTACCTTGAAATGATATACAGTATGTGCAAAAAGTTTCTTACAGGAGTTGCAGGAGAAGATGCAGAATGTCATGCAGCAACATTGTTAGAGGACATCATTCTGCAGTGCAAAGGGCGTGGCATTGACCAGTGTATTCCGTTATTCGTGGAAGCAGCTTTAGAGAGACTGACAAGAGAGGTGAAGACAAGTGAACTTCGAACAATGTGCCTTCAAGTTGCCATTGCAGCTTTGTATTATAATCCACACCTACTTCTCAACACCTTAGAAAATCTTCACTTCCCTAATAATATTGAACCAGTTACAAATCATTTTATTACACAGTGGCTTAATGATGTTGATTGTTTCTTGGGGCTTCATGACAGAAAGATGTGCGTTCTGGGCCTATGTGCTCTTATTGATATGGAACAAATACCACAAGTTTTAAATCAGGTTTCTGGACAGATTTTgccagattttattcttttttgtgt ccctattctcttaTTTCATGGATTAAAAAGAGCATATGCCTGCCATGCAGAACATGAGaatgacagtgatgatgatgatgaagctGAAGATGATGATAAATCGGAGGAACTGGGGAGTGATGAAGATGGACAAGAATATTTGGGGATCCTGGCTAAGCAAGTGGGCGAAGATGGAGATGAAGAAGACTAGGAAGAAGATGATGCTGAAGAAACTGCCCTGGAAGGCTACTCCACGATCACTGATGACGAAGATAACCCTGTTGATGAGTATCAGATATTTAAAGCTACGTTTCAAACTATACAACATCGTAATCCCATGTGGTATCAGGCTCTGACTCATGGTCTtaatgaagaacaaagaaaacagtgaCAGGATATAGCAACTCTAGCTGATCAAAGAAGAGCAGCCCATGAATCCAAAATGATTGAGAAGCATGGAGGATACAAATTCAGTGCTCCAGTTGTGCCAAGTTCTTTCAATTTTGGAGGCCCGGCACCAGGGATGAATTGA